The uncultured Desulfobulbus sp. genome window below encodes:
- a CDS encoding helix-turn-helix domain-containing protein, with amino-acid sequence MEQDGFERLFKKIKEVAGGGTQKEVAEKLGISPQAISDAKRKKRIPESWYGVIYEQFGVTRETLHCRTDRHANKVIPLFKNGQRASIQEKSIVAHVQDSELRGYEMMMDEFFVLVKQWLAEANGRSSRTAIDFIQEFPARFGEMEEWQRKKEKGKLFKFDRSKSGGRIVKGRG; translated from the coding sequence CTGGAGGAGGGACTCAAAAAGAGGTCGCTGAAAAACTCGGGATTTCACCTCAGGCCATTTCTGATGCCAAAAGGAAAAAAAGGATCCCAGAATCCTGGTATGGGGTTATTTACGAACAGTTTGGGGTGACAAGAGAAACGCTGCATTGTCGAACCGACCGCCATGCTAATAAGGTGATTCCACTCTTTAAAAACGGACAGCGAGCGTCTATTCAAGAAAAGAGTATCGTTGCGCATGTTCAAGATTCGGAACTACGTGGATATGAGATGATGATGGACGAGTTTTTTGTGCTCGTTAAACAGTGGCTGGCTGAAGCGAATGGTCGGAGCTCAAGGACGGCAATTGATTTTATACAAGAATTTCCTGCGAGGTTCGGGGAAATGGAAGAATGGCAGCGAAAGAAAGAGAAAGGGAAATTATTCAAGTTCGACAGGTCAAAGTCAGGTGGGCGAATCGTGAAGGGGAGGGGATGA